The proteins below are encoded in one region of Sulfolobus sp. A20:
- the nucS gene encoding endonuclease NucS: MFTVLPEPEVYQAYTFLSQKVYKELIVVFADCEIAYRGRAESKASSSPRLVIIKPDGTIVIHESVKREPINWQPPGTKITIMEDPLKIIAERTRPREVIEVYLHKIYYITSSLVMNGDFIIKGREIDIVEKIMREPEIIERGFKPIQREFKTPYGKIDLLGIDKNERYVIVEVKRSKAQLQAVSQLYRYYLYFRQSGKNNVRGILVAPEITKNAHDLLTKLGLEFIKIESDKGRINLAP; this comes from the coding sequence GTGTTTACGGTATTACCAGAGCCAGAGGTTTATCAAGCCTACACTTTTCTATCTCAAAAAGTGTATAAAGAACTGATAGTAGTTTTTGCAGATTGTGAAATAGCTTATAGGGGAAGGGCAGAATCAAAAGCTTCATCGTCCCCAAGATTAGTCATTATAAAACCTGATGGAACTATTGTGATCCATGAAAGCGTTAAAAGAGAACCCATTAACTGGCAACCACCTGGTACTAAAATCACGATAATGGAAGATCCTTTAAAGATAATCGCAGAGAGAACTAGACCAAGAGAAGTAATAGAAGTTTATCTCCATAAAATTTACTACATAACATCCTCCCTAGTTATGAATGGAGATTTCATCATCAAGGGTAGAGAAATTGATATTGTGGAAAAAATTATGAGAGAGCCAGAAATCATTGAAAGAGGTTTTAAGCCAATTCAAAGAGAATTCAAAACACCTTATGGAAAAATAGATCTTCTAGGAATTGATAAAAATGAAAGGTACGTTATAGTTGAAGTTAAGAGAAGTAAAGCGCAATTACAAGCTGTATCCCAACTTTATCGTTACTATTTATATTTTAGACAGAGTGGGAAGAACAATGTAAGGGGTATTTTAGTAGCCCCTGAAATAACTAAAAACGCACATGACTTATTAACAAAATTAGGGTTAGAATTCATTAAAATTGAATCTGATAAAGGGAGGATAAACCTCGCCCCTTAA
- a CDS encoding glycosyltransferase family 2 protein, whose translation MEFYIVILYLLVILVNLLIILQIINEVKMRRIEGNFLDSVSIIVPIKGEDERLEGNILSLLSQNYPYPYEVIYVVDKGDDVEKVLRKYNVRVVYSDYNCEACSGKIKAQLSGLKYASYNVIVFADSDTWYPKDWLYKLVRPLDKFTATTTFSWPSPSKLSLSNLLRAGFWTLGFESQSLENSRFLWGGSMAFRKSFFNKDVIDELSKEWCDDCTLTRIVKRNNGKIGFLMNCVPLNVYDEKDLVKWSSRQIITILAYSPRGAKAYLVAGTFFTFILVYSIVFLNLVTFTPYILWIVKNVIRGIDYPKNAMIASLMTILAIPYALFLLIYNWNRREVYWRGRKYIVKPLS comes from the coding sequence ATGGAATTTTATATTGTCATTCTCTACCTTCTTGTCATTTTGGTAAATTTGCTAATAATTTTGCAAATTATTAACGAGGTTAAGATGAGGAGAATAGAAGGCAATTTTTTGGACAGTGTCTCAATAATAGTTCCTATTAAGGGGGAGGATGAGAGGTTAGAGGGCAATATTTTATCCCTTTTATCACAAAATTATCCTTACCCCTACGAGGTTATTTATGTGGTCGATAAAGGAGATGATGTAGAGAAGGTTTTAAGAAAGTATAATGTAAGGGTTGTATATTCAGATTATAATTGTGAAGCATGTAGTGGTAAGATTAAAGCTCAGCTCTCTGGTTTAAAGTACGCTTCATATAATGTAATAGTTTTTGCTGATTCTGATACTTGGTACCCAAAGGATTGGCTGTATAAGTTAGTTAGACCTCTCGATAAATTTACCGCTACTACCACCTTCTCATGGCCCTCCCCCTCTAAGTTGAGTTTAAGTAATTTGCTAAGGGCTGGGTTTTGGACTTTAGGTTTCGAGTCCCAATCGTTAGAAAATTCAAGATTTCTATGGGGAGGCTCGATGGCGTTTAGGAAGAGTTTCTTCAACAAAGACGTTATTGATGAACTTTCAAAGGAGTGGTGTGATGATTGTACTTTAACCAGAATTGTGAAACGTAATAATGGGAAAATTGGTTTTCTCATGAACTGTGTTCCCTTGAACGTTTATGACGAAAAGGATTTGGTTAAGTGGTCTAGTAGGCAGATAATTACTATTTTAGCTTACTCGCCAAGGGGGGCTAAGGCATATTTAGTTGCTGGGACTTTCTTCACGTTTATTTTAGTTTATTCCATAGTGTTTCTAAATCTTGTAACGTTTACTCCTTATATTTTATGGATAGTTAAAAACGTAATAAGAGGAATAGATTATCCAAAAAATGCGATGATAGCGTCGTTGATGACTATACTTGCAATACCATATGCACTATTCTTGTTAATATATAATTGGAATAGGAGGGAAGTTTATTGGAGAGGTAGAAAGTACATAGTTAAACCTTTAAGTTAG
- a CDS encoding radical SAM/SPASM domain-containing protein — protein sequence MLWILMTTGKCNLACDYCGGSFPEKIVPYSVNYDVLSLKKMIEEDRDSTIIFYGGEPLLNPKFIMSVLDNIKARRYGIQTNGTLYKLLPDEYWKRINVVLLSIDGREEITNKHRGKGIYDAVLRASKHLKSLGVETIARMAVTQDTDIYEDVMHLINLKLFDKVHWQLDVIWSEEWDFKSWAYSSYLPGIRKLVQFFLSKLEEGEIIKIIPILGVISAYFFGGYKGSPCGAGYSSVTVTPDGRVLSCPIAVREKWAELGNVKNGFRIMEDPLPQDCKNCEFRDYCGGRCLYAQKERYWGEEGFKVVDEVNKEYLRIVLSIIPKVKELIAKSRIKLNDLYYNPILDSTEVIP from the coding sequence ATGCTATGGATTTTAATGACAACAGGGAAATGCAATTTAGCTTGTGATTATTGTGGCGGATCATTCCCTGAAAAGATCGTGCCATACTCTGTAAACTATGATGTATTAAGCTTAAAGAAGATGATAGAAGAAGATAGAGACTCTACTATAATTTTTTATGGTGGAGAGCCTCTACTAAACCCAAAATTCATAATGAGCGTTCTAGATAATATTAAAGCTAGGAGATATGGTATACAAACAAACGGCACTTTATATAAGCTTTTACCAGATGAATATTGGAAGAGAATTAACGTTGTCCTCCTTTCGATTGATGGAAGAGAGGAAATAACTAATAAGCATAGGGGAAAAGGCATCTATGATGCGGTATTAAGAGCTTCTAAACATCTAAAAAGTCTCGGTGTGGAAACAATCGCCAGAATGGCTGTAACTCAAGATACTGATATTTATGAAGATGTAATGCATCTAATTAATCTCAAATTATTTGACAAAGTTCATTGGCAATTAGACGTAATATGGAGTGAAGAATGGGATTTTAAGAGCTGGGCATATTCCTCATACTTACCTGGCATTAGGAAGTTAGTACAATTTTTCTTGTCAAAACTAGAAGAAGGAGAGATAATTAAGATAATACCTATTCTAGGTGTAATAAGTGCATACTTCTTCGGAGGATATAAAGGATCACCTTGTGGTGCTGGTTATTCTTCAGTGACAGTTACTCCAGATGGTAGAGTTCTTTCTTGCCCTATTGCAGTTAGAGAGAAGTGGGCAGAGTTAGGTAACGTCAAAAATGGCTTCAGAATTATGGAAGATCCTTTGCCTCAAGATTGTAAAAATTGTGAATTCAGAGATTATTGTGGTGGAAGATGTCTGTACGCCCAGAAGGAGAGATATTGGGGTGAAGAAGGGTTTAAAGTAGTTGACGAGGTAAATAAGGAATATCTTAGGATAGTATTATCTATAATTCCCAAAGTTAAAGAATTAATTGCTAAAAGCAGAATAAAATTGAATGATCTGTATTACAACCCAATACTGGACTCAACAGAGGTAATTCCTTAA
- the cobT gene encoding nicotinate mononucleotide-dependent phosphoribosyltransferase CobT has translation MIPSIKEYNGAIADEFKSDFLYLLTIGTTDLSLVPGLTIAGATPELTHFTPAADAEYVILGKCKSIKTIPVSPSGIPTPALITRASLSFINPVKLVVNAGSRIIPKIPFIDLQGEPGKDIRKGAISVESLERVLENGMTLGEELSNYFKTILIAESIPAGTTTAMATLLALGYDAMDKVSSASPENPKELKRRVVEEALKNLPNSLEGKIAKVSDPVLIAVASIALGFKGKIMLAGGTQMVAAAAIIKALDKNKLKDITIGTTRWIIEDKSADMLGLVKQVDVKLMASMIDLSLSSFDGIKSYEKGFVKEGVGAGGASIMAFIRGVSNQELVKRIDEQYKKLINS, from the coding sequence ATGATACCATCGATTAAGGAATACAATGGAGCGATAGCAGATGAGTTTAAGAGTGATTTTTTGTACCTTTTAACGATAGGCACTACAGATCTCAGTCTGGTCCCCGGGCTAACTATAGCCGGAGCTACGCCAGAACTAACTCATTTTACGCCTGCTGCAGATGCAGAGTACGTGATTCTGGGAAAATGTAAAAGTATAAAGACCATTCCGGTTAGTCCTTCTGGAATTCCAACGCCTGCTCTAATTACTAGGGCGTCACTATCATTTATAAATCCCGTTAAATTAGTAGTGAATGCTGGAAGTAGAATAATACCTAAAATTCCCTTCATAGATTTACAAGGAGAACCTGGAAAAGATATAAGAAAAGGAGCTATATCGGTTGAGAGTTTAGAAAGAGTCCTAGAGAACGGAATGACATTAGGTGAAGAACTGTCAAATTATTTTAAAACTATTCTCATAGCAGAATCCATACCAGCAGGAACTACTACTGCTATGGCAACTCTATTAGCTTTAGGCTATGACGCAATGGATAAAGTAAGTTCAGCTTCTCCAGAAAATCCTAAGGAATTGAAAAGGAGAGTAGTAGAAGAAGCATTAAAGAATCTACCTAACAGCTTAGAGGGCAAAATAGCTAAAGTTTCTGATCCTGTGTTGATAGCAGTAGCGTCTATCGCTCTAGGGTTTAAGGGCAAAATAATGTTAGCTGGAGGAACCCAAATGGTAGCTGCAGCAGCAATCATTAAGGCTTTAGATAAGAATAAATTAAAAGACATTACTATAGGTACTACAAGATGGATAATTGAAGATAAATCGGCGGATATGTTGGGATTAGTCAAACAAGTTGATGTAAAATTAATGGCAAGTATGATAGATCTTTCGCTCTCGAGTTTTGATGGAATTAAATCTTATGAAAAAGGCTTTGTCAAAGAAGGTGTGGGAGCTGGAGGTGCATCCATAATGGCATTTATAAGAGGTGTATCTAATCAAGAATTAGTTAAAAGAATAGATGAACAGTATAAAAAACTAATAAATAGTTAA
- a CDS encoding aminotransferase class V-fold PLP-dependent enzyme, with the protein MKFQDPKEFRDLVPVTRKYIYLNHASISPTPLPVLFEAYRYLYEVSYRGSIAVNEEEVNDLFNLREKVGKLINVSPEEVSFIPNTSYGVNVVAHGLDIRPGENVVTDNLEFPTVVFPLLKLAKKGVKINIIRTNPNTFEEDILSNINKNTRLVALSHVSFNTGLKVDVKKIVKEAKENGSYVLLDVIQSAGAVRINAKELDVDFIVAGSYKWLMSPQGSGFLYIKKGLIEDPPFYGWKSSKNYLEFNSNEFILEEGPRRFEIGTIDMSATLALAKSCEILSENMDLVESSVLTLSAITIKLAEEHGFEVITPKDRRAGIIILKVNKAREIVNSLINENIVVSPRGEGIRISTHFYNTKDEINNVIERISYYNKKFNS; encoded by the coding sequence ATGAAATTTCAAGATCCTAAAGAATTTAGGGATTTAGTCCCAGTAACTAGGAAATATATTTACCTAAACCATGCCTCTATATCTCCAACTCCTTTACCAGTCTTGTTTGAAGCTTATAGATACCTTTATGAAGTCTCATATAGAGGAAGTATAGCAGTCAATGAGGAAGAAGTTAATGATTTGTTTAACTTAAGAGAGAAAGTAGGCAAATTGATAAATGTTAGCCCAGAAGAAGTTTCATTTATTCCAAATACTAGTTATGGCGTTAACGTCGTAGCTCATGGCTTAGATATTAGACCAGGTGAAAACGTAGTCACTGATAACTTAGAATTCCCAACTGTGGTCTTTCCCTTACTAAAGTTAGCTAAAAAAGGTGTAAAGATAAATATTATCAGAACTAATCCTAATACTTTTGAAGAGGATATATTATCAAATATAAACAAGAATACTAGATTAGTTGCATTAAGCCACGTAAGCTTCAACACTGGTCTAAAAGTTGATGTAAAAAAGATAGTGAAAGAAGCTAAAGAGAATGGTTCTTATGTATTACTTGACGTTATACAGAGTGCAGGTGCAGTAAGAATTAACGCTAAGGAATTGGACGTAGATTTCATAGTAGCAGGGAGTTATAAGTGGTTAATGAGCCCTCAAGGTTCAGGATTTCTATATATTAAAAAAGGTCTCATTGAAGATCCACCATTTTACGGCTGGAAATCATCAAAGAACTACTTAGAGTTTAATTCTAATGAATTTATTTTAGAAGAAGGTCCTAGAAGATTCGAAATTGGAACTATTGATATGTCAGCAACGCTAGCTTTAGCAAAATCTTGTGAAATTCTTTCCGAAAATATGGATTTAGTAGAGAGTTCAGTATTAACTCTCTCAGCAATTACTATTAAACTAGCTGAAGAACATGGGTTCGAGGTAATAACTCCTAAGGATAGAAGGGCAGGAATAATAATATTAAAAGTAAATAAGGCTAGAGAAATAGTGAATTCATTAATTAACGAAAACATCGTGGTATCTCCGAGAGGAGAAGGTATAAGAATCTCTACGCATTTCTATAATACAAAAGATGAAATAAACAACGTTATTGAAAGGATATCTTACTATAACAAGAAATTTAACTCATAA
- a CDS encoding AMP-binding protein, with protein MDYVTLYNYALQKPDKYWESYANRLYFEKKWERAIQRNEKLPIAKWFVNGLTNISYNSLSHSGKAIIFYHENGKRRDLTFNELNDLSSRIAGLLLDKGLKKGDRIAIYMPNMIETIATILASARLGVIYSLIFAGLGIQAINNRLNDLKPKLVISTDKTIRRGKEIKLYTELSDIIIKRNDEFDYDRKYDNFEWIESNEPLKIMYTSGTTGKPKGIILPHGSWMVGDYTVFDLMFSLKPNDIVLTTTDVGWITFSRIMYGTLTHGSTLAFLEGAPDFPDNRLANIIDELQPKVLFTSPTLLRNLQKLNVKLPKVEFVATAGEIMDETAWKYALSFSDKVTDVYGQTELGYVVGYPYSLEGISPKVGYAGLPFPGSVMDTLDEAGKSVRQEVGYLVSKTPFPTQFIGVWNDNEKFLSYFKRFNYHDTGDLAIIDAEGYIKIVGRNDDMIKVAGHRITSGEVESVINSINGVVESAVVGIPDEIKGEKLVVFYVGSAEEKEIISSVKKLLGPIYVIDKVYRVERLPKSRSGKIVRRILRDILLGKEVDETILEDGEVIKEIKNEISRS; from the coding sequence ATGGACTATGTAACACTTTATAACTATGCCTTACAGAAGCCAGACAAATATTGGGAGAGCTATGCTAACAGATTATACTTCGAGAAGAAGTGGGAAAGAGCAATTCAAAGAAACGAAAAATTACCGATAGCTAAGTGGTTCGTAAATGGTCTAACAAATATATCTTATAATTCATTATCTCATAGCGGTAAGGCGATAATATTCTACCACGAGAACGGCAAAAGAAGAGATTTAACCTTTAATGAGCTAAACGATTTAAGTTCAAGAATAGCCGGATTACTACTCGATAAAGGTTTAAAGAAAGGTGATAGGATCGCAATTTATATGCCAAATATGATAGAGACTATAGCAACAATATTGGCTTCAGCAAGACTAGGAGTAATATATTCATTAATATTTGCTGGATTAGGAATTCAAGCTATTAATAATAGATTAAATGACCTTAAACCGAAGCTGGTAATTTCCACAGATAAGACTATCAGAAGGGGAAAAGAAATCAAGTTGTATACGGAACTGTCTGACATAATAATAAAAAGGAATGACGAGTTTGATTATGATAGAAAGTACGATAATTTTGAGTGGATAGAAAGCAATGAGCCATTAAAAATAATGTATACTTCTGGTACTACAGGTAAACCTAAAGGTATAATTTTGCCTCATGGTTCATGGATGGTTGGAGACTATACGGTTTTTGACTTAATGTTCTCTTTGAAACCTAATGATATAGTCTTAACTACTACAGACGTAGGATGGATAACCTTCTCAAGGATCATGTATGGGACTTTAACTCATGGTTCAACATTAGCTTTCTTAGAAGGAGCACCAGATTTTCCAGATAATAGATTAGCTAATATAATTGATGAGTTGCAACCTAAAGTATTATTCACCTCCCCTACTCTTCTTAGAAATTTACAGAAATTAAATGTAAAACTACCTAAAGTGGAGTTTGTAGCTACTGCGGGAGAGATAATGGATGAGACAGCATGGAAATATGCGTTAAGCTTTTCAGATAAGGTAACAGATGTTTACGGGCAGACTGAGCTAGGATATGTAGTAGGTTATCCATATAGTCTAGAAGGAATATCCCCTAAAGTAGGTTATGCAGGATTACCTTTCCCAGGTTCAGTAATGGACACTTTAGATGAAGCTGGCAAAAGTGTTAGACAAGAAGTAGGCTATTTAGTGTCTAAGACCCCATTCCCTACGCAATTTATAGGAGTTTGGAATGATAACGAGAAATTCTTAAGTTACTTTAAGCGGTTTAACTATCACGATACTGGAGACTTAGCCATAATTGATGCTGAAGGATATATAAAAATTGTTGGAAGAAACGATGACATGATTAAAGTGGCTGGGCATAGAATTACCAGTGGGGAAGTGGAAAGTGTAATAAACTCCATTAATGGAGTTGTTGAGTCGGCAGTAGTTGGTATTCCAGATGAGATAAAAGGTGAGAAATTAGTGGTATTTTATGTAGGAAGTGCTGAGGAAAAAGAAATAATATCTAGTGTCAAGAAGTTATTAGGACCAATATACGTTATAGATAAAGTATATAGAGTTGAAAGACTACCAAAATCGAGAAGCGGTAAAATAGTTAGAAGGATTTTAAGAGATATATTATTGGGAAAAGAAGTAGATGAAACTATATTAGAGGATGGAGAAGTAATAAAGGAGATTAAAAATGAAATTTCAAGATCCTAA
- a CDS encoding NOB1 family endonuclease → MHIVFDTGAFLAGLQLSLDRVYTTQEVIEEIRDKVSRFNLEVSISSGKVIVMKPSITSRRKLDKILLKDLNERKLSQTDRSVIALAMDLYPAMVFTDDLSVQNVLKYLGIKYSSIRVNSTVTSVYKFKYICKNCKREFNVLYSECPICGGEIIKVVNNT, encoded by the coding sequence ATGCATATCGTGTTTGATACTGGAGCGTTCTTAGCCGGACTGCAATTGTCACTAGATAGAGTATATACTACACAAGAAGTTATAGAAGAGATTAGAGACAAAGTATCAAGATTTAATTTAGAGGTTTCTATTTCTTCTGGCAAAGTAATTGTAATGAAACCTTCTATAACTAGCAGGAGAAAACTAGATAAAATATTGCTAAAAGATCTGAACGAGAGAAAATTATCGCAAACTGATAGGTCAGTTATAGCATTAGCAATGGATTTATATCCTGCTATGGTGTTTACAGATGATTTATCCGTACAAAACGTATTAAAATACCTAGGAATCAAATATTCTTCCATTAGAGTAAACAGTACTGTAACTAGCGTTTATAAATTTAAATATATCTGTAAAAATTGCAAAAGAGAGTTTAATGTCCTATATTCAGAATGTCCAATATGTGGTGGAGAGATCATTAAAGTAGTTAATAATACTTAA
- a CDS encoding NAD(+)/NADH kinase, with translation MNIKIVTKPSLQTSPTVEKIAKIAENLGFNITNRDFDYVVAIGGDGTLLKAVKEGKPIITVRAGRRGLLMDIPIDRVEEALTRLKKGDFKIEEYMLLEVMVDNKNELVFNETGILYDRPEAIKVSISFDNEKASVEGDGVLVSTPQGSSGWGLSITNSLLYKDLNAIEIIFVNPIFYYLKSIVLPPKKIVLKLDDKGYMQTARVVVDGEIFTLIRTNQEIIIKPSEKKAKILRFYNLDLIGEVLHAYRV, from the coding sequence ATGAACATAAAAATAGTTACCAAACCTTCACTACAGACTTCTCCTACAGTAGAAAAAATAGCTAAGATTGCTGAGAACTTAGGATTTAACATAACGAATAGAGACTTCGATTACGTTGTAGCGATAGGGGGAGATGGAACTTTGTTAAAGGCTGTAAAAGAAGGTAAACCTATTATTACAGTGAGAGCTGGAAGAAGAGGTCTCTTAATGGATATTCCAATTGATAGAGTTGAAGAAGCTTTAACGAGACTAAAGAAAGGAGATTTCAAAATAGAGGAATACATGTTGCTTGAAGTGATGGTAGATAATAAGAACGAGCTAGTTTTTAATGAAACTGGAATTCTTTATGATAGACCAGAAGCTATAAAGGTAAGTATATCCTTTGATAATGAAAAGGCTTCCGTTGAAGGAGATGGAGTATTAGTCTCTACTCCACAAGGAAGTAGTGGATGGGGATTATCAATCACAAACTCTCTGCTATATAAAGACTTAAATGCTATTGAAATAATTTTCGTTAATCCGATCTTTTACTATCTAAAATCTATTGTATTACCTCCGAAAAAAATAGTATTGAAATTAGATGACAAAGGCTACATGCAGACAGCCAGGGTCGTTGTCGATGGCGAAATCTTTACTTTGATAAGAACTAACCAAGAGATAATAATTAAACCCTCAGAGAAAAAGGCGAAAATATTAAGGTTTTATAATTTAGATTTAATAGGAGAAGTGTTACATGCATATCGTGTTTGA
- a CDS encoding MFS transporter, translated as MKGIRIIVARIIYAIHWFYLAPLIPYFITKFDIPVDLSGIIPFSFFLGTGIMQLPSAYISSKLGLRNTLLLGLGIMSLSPLFISFSNSFYLVLISYLIDGIGASMFFSTGGGILAFLNSNSPGLVLGIYNSAFALGGLIGLNWSLILGGKLNFYILSLISFISLLLNINNPNLKPNWKIVKDYRILIIGIAFAGIWGIYYAIGELYPTFAYYYLHINLINSSLFTSLLLVSSMIGGSLAFLADRRGISKFNLFIISSLLGSLPSLIFYTNLYIIGIIIIGIFNELALSVMYSIIALLQKGANTTVGLALVNSINILIGMNFQLIASYSGFYMWYVVNVIGILMLLLIFTVRRNVSV; from the coding sequence ATGAAGGGAATAAGGATAATCGTTGCTAGAATAATTTATGCAATTCATTGGTTCTATCTTGCTCCATTAATTCCATACTTTATAACTAAATTCGATATTCCAGTAGATTTAAGTGGTATAATACCTTTTTCCTTCTTTCTTGGTACCGGAATTATGCAATTACCATCGGCATATATTTCTAGCAAATTAGGATTAAGAAATACTTTATTATTAGGTTTAGGTATAATGTCACTATCGCCATTATTTATAAGCTTTTCTAACTCGTTTTATCTTGTCCTAATCTCCTATTTAATTGATGGAATAGGTGCGTCTATGTTCTTTTCAACTGGGGGAGGCATCTTAGCCTTTTTGAATAGTAATTCTCCGGGTCTAGTGTTAGGAATTTATAACTCAGCCTTTGCCTTAGGAGGATTAATTGGGCTCAACTGGTCATTAATACTTGGAGGAAAACTTAATTTTTATATACTTTCTTTAATATCATTTATTTCATTGCTATTAAATATAAATAATCCTAATTTGAAACCTAATTGGAAAATTGTTAAAGACTATAGGATATTAATAATTGGAATTGCCTTTGCTGGGATTTGGGGGATTTATTACGCAATTGGTGAACTATACCCTACTTTTGCGTACTATTATCTTCATATAAATCTAATTAATTCTAGCTTATTTACATCTTTACTTTTAGTATCTTCAATGATAGGGGGGAGTCTTGCATTTCTAGCCGACAGAAGGGGAATAAGTAAGTTTAATCTCTTTATAATTTCATCTCTACTTGGATCTTTGCCATCTTTAATTTTTTATACAAATTTATATATTATAGGAATTATAATTATAGGAATATTTAATGAGTTAGCATTATCTGTCATGTATTCGATTATTGCCCTACTTCAGAAAGGTGCTAACACTACGGTAGGTTTAGCATTAGTAAACTCCATAAATATTCTAATAGGTATGAATTTTCAATTAATTGCCTCCTATTCTGGTTTCTATATGTGGTACGTGGTGAATGTTATAGGTATCCTGATGCTCTTACTAATATTTACGGTTAGGCGGAACGTCTCAGTATAA
- a CDS encoding NAD(P)/FAD-dependent oxidoreductase: MVEYDMVVIGGGPIGLFSTFYAGLRDMKVLLIDAQDELGGQLISLYPEKIVYDVGGFPGIQAYDLAQRLVEQAKMFNPDIRINEWADWIEKSNDNMWTVKTDKGSYKTKTILIAAGIGKITPSRLGAKGEIDYENRGVYYSVRRKKDFEGKRVLVVGGGDSAVDWALTLAPLAKSVTLIHRRDQFRAHERSVKELFSVATVYTWHELKEVKGDGNRVTQAIIFDNRTKEEKVLDVDAIIISIGYKGDLGKMPQWGVTMKGRDIVVNGKMETNLPGVYAAGDIAQVEGSPKLALIATGFGQAAIAVSVAKKYVEPNASLFAGHSSEMDKFKAK, encoded by the coding sequence TTGGTCGAATATGACATGGTAGTTATAGGTGGAGGTCCTATAGGCCTTTTTTCAACATTCTACGCTGGTTTAAGAGATATGAAAGTTTTACTAATAGATGCACAAGATGAATTAGGCGGTCAATTAATTTCTTTATATCCTGAGAAAATTGTATATGATGTTGGTGGGTTTCCAGGTATTCAAGCGTATGATCTAGCACAAAGACTTGTTGAGCAAGCAAAAATGTTTAATCCAGATATCAGAATAAACGAGTGGGCTGATTGGATAGAGAAAAGTAATGATAATATGTGGACCGTAAAGACCGATAAAGGATCTTATAAGACAAAAACCATACTCATAGCAGCTGGAATTGGAAAAATAACTCCCTCTAGGCTAGGGGCAAAGGGAGAAATAGATTATGAGAACAGAGGAGTATATTACTCTGTCAGAAGGAAAAAAGATTTTGAAGGAAAAAGAGTATTAGTTGTAGGTGGAGGAGACTCAGCTGTAGACTGGGCTTTAACATTAGCTCCGCTAGCCAAATCAGTAACGTTAATTCACAGAAGAGACCAATTTAGGGCTCATGAGAGAAGTGTAAAAGAACTATTCAGTGTTGCTACTGTTTATACGTGGCATGAGCTTAAAGAAGTGAAAGGTGATGGCAATAGAGTTACTCAAGCAATAATATTTGACAACAGGACAAAGGAAGAGAAAGTGTTAGACGTTGATGCAATAATTATAAGTATAGGATATAAGGGCGACTTAGGAAAGATGCCTCAATGGGGAGTAACCATGAAAGGCAGGGATATAGTAGTAAATGGTAAAATGGAGACTAACCTACCTGGTGTATACGCAGCAGGTGATATTGCACAGGTAGAGGGCTCACCCAAGTTAGCATTAATAGCAACTGGATTTGGACAAGCGGCAATTGCGGTAAGTGTAGCTAAGAAATATGTAGAGCCCAATGCTTCATTGTTTGCTGGTCATAGTTCAGAAATGGATAAGTTTAAAGCTAAGTGA